In Euzebya sp., a single genomic region encodes these proteins:
- a CDS encoding MarR family winged helix-turn-helix transcriptional regulator — translation MATALDTCLLLSRAESEVRRRLEVQGLSLNDLAALRRLADAPDGTLRRQDLAEVLGMTPSGVTRLLAPLEKLGYVTRTSDPRDARLALVVLTDAGRARTRDAVAQAEERAESLLTRVLDPDGRAALAELLTALVPFA, via the coding sequence GTGGCGACCGCGCTCGACACCTGCCTCCTGCTCTCCCGCGCCGAATCCGAGGTGCGACGGCGCCTCGAGGTCCAGGGCCTGTCCCTCAACGACCTCGCGGCGCTGCGCCGGCTCGCCGACGCGCCCGACGGGACCCTCCGGCGCCAGGACCTCGCCGAGGTCCTCGGCATGACCCCCTCCGGCGTCACCCGCCTCCTCGCCCCTCTCGAGAAGCTCGGGTACGTGACGCGGACCTCCGACCCCCGCGACGCGCGGCTGGCGCTCGTCGTGCTGACCGACGCCGGGAGGGCCCGCACCCGGGATGCCGTCGCCCAGGCCGAGGAGCGGGCCGAGTCGCTCCTCACCCGCGTGCTCGACCCCGACGGCCGCGCGGCGCTGGCCGAGCTCCTCACCGCCCTGGTGCCGTTCGCATGA
- a CDS encoding Lrp/AsnC family transcriptional regulator produces the protein MDRLDREILTHLQRDGRMSNAELARRIRLSPTPTLRRVRALEDAGVITGYHAAVDLDAVDRGFRVLVWVDLVASTTDYIETFEEAVLEADDVLEAHRLFGEPDYLLRVAVRDATAYEHLYTTTLSALPGIRRAVSQIAMKTVKEGGAVPVGVSPPPGRSR, from the coding sequence ATGGATCGCCTCGACCGTGAGATCCTCACGCACCTTCAGCGGGACGGGCGGATGTCCAACGCCGAGCTGGCCCGGCGGATCCGCCTGAGCCCCACGCCAACCCTCCGGCGCGTCCGCGCGCTCGAGGACGCCGGCGTCATCACCGGCTACCACGCGGCCGTGGACCTCGATGCGGTCGACCGGGGCTTCCGGGTGCTGGTCTGGGTGGACCTCGTGGCGTCAACGACCGACTACATCGAGACCTTCGAGGAGGCTGTCCTCGAGGCCGACGACGTCCTCGAGGCCCACCGTCTCTTCGGTGAACCCGACTACCTGCTGCGGGTCGCGGTCCGCGACGCGACGGCCTACGAGCACCTCTACACCACGACGCTCTCCGCGCTCCCCGGCATCCGGCGGGCCGTCAGCCAGATCGCGATGAAGACGGTCAAGGAGGGAGGTGCGGTCCCCGTCGGGGTCTCACCACCGCCGGGCCGCAGCCGCTGA
- a CDS encoding PLP-dependent cysteine synthase family protein, with translation MHVADSMLGAIGRTPLLRIASGSAATIVVKLEAANPTGSYKDRMALAMIRGAEADGRLAPGQPVIEYTGGSTGSSLAFVCALTGHPLHIVSSTAFATEKLATMAAFGAHVEAVESPEGITGDLIRRLQDRVAERAEALGAFRTDQFANTDMIAGYRTLGAELLAQVGGPVDAWCSYVGTAGCFVGVSQVLAAANPDLLRVVAEPAESPVIGGGAPGTHRIEGGGVGFVPPQLPADGWDRVIAVSTPEAVAQARRSIRELGLFSGPSTGANLVAAQQVATELGPGHVVATVQVDSGLKYLVGATFETAGRIEVIGAEA, from the coding sequence GTGCACGTCGCCGACTCCATGCTGGGGGCCATCGGCCGCACCCCGCTGCTGCGGATCGCCAGCGGGTCGGCCGCCACGATCGTCGTGAAGCTCGAGGCGGCCAACCCGACCGGGTCGTACAAGGACCGGATGGCCCTCGCGATGATCCGCGGCGCCGAGGCCGACGGCCGCCTCGCCCCCGGGCAACCGGTGATCGAGTACACCGGCGGGTCGACCGGCAGCTCACTCGCGTTCGTGTGCGCGCTGACCGGCCACCCGCTGCACATCGTCAGCTCGACGGCCTTCGCGACGGAGAAGCTGGCCACGATGGCCGCGTTCGGGGCCCACGTCGAGGCGGTCGAGTCCCCCGAGGGCATCACCGGCGACCTGATCCGTCGTCTGCAGGATCGCGTGGCTGAGCGCGCCGAGGCGCTGGGCGCCTTCCGGACCGACCAGTTCGCCAACACCGACATGATCGCGGGCTACCGCACCCTGGGCGCCGAGCTGCTGGCCCAGGTCGGCGGCCCGGTGGACGCCTGGTGCAGCTACGTGGGCACCGCCGGGTGCTTCGTGGGCGTGTCCCAGGTGCTCGCCGCGGCGAACCCCGACCTGCTGCGCGTGGTGGCGGAGCCCGCCGAGTCCCCGGTCATCGGCGGCGGAGCCCCGGGGACCCACCGCATCGAGGGGGGCGGGGTCGGGTTCGTCCCCCCGCAGCTTCCGGCGGATGGCTGGGACCGGGTCATCGCGGTGTCGACGCCCGAGGCGGTCGCCCAGGCCCGGCGGTCGATCCGGGAGCTCGGGCTGTTCAGCGGCCCGTCGACCGGCGCGAACCTGGTCGCGGCCCAGCAGGTCGCCACCGAGCTCGGCCCGGGCCACGTGGTCGCGACGGTCCAGGTCGACAGCGGCCTCAAGTACCTGGTCGGCGCGACGTTCGAGACGGCCGGGCGCATCGAGGTCATCGGCGCCGAGGCGTGA
- a CDS encoding zinc-binding dehydrogenase: protein MLGVYGIPGITAYIGVTRYGRPEPGDTVLVTAAAGATGSVAAQIARTLGCRVIGVAGGSEKCRWATDVAGLDACLDHHEADLPGRLRAAAPEGVAVVLDGVGGPVLDAALVNLARGARVVVVGALSTGYDGGTPTVGIHHHVELGLRRARMEGFVVLDHLDAFGEAVERLHGWVEAGDIVVAEHVVDGLEHAPAALAGLFTGRNLGKQLVRVGAAPAPTR, encoded by the coding sequence ATGCTCGGCGTCTACGGGATCCCCGGCATCACCGCGTACATCGGCGTCACCCGCTACGGGCGGCCCGAACCCGGCGACACCGTCCTGGTGACGGCGGCCGCGGGGGCGACCGGATCGGTCGCGGCCCAGATCGCGCGGACGCTCGGCTGCCGCGTCATCGGCGTGGCCGGCGGGTCGGAGAAGTGCCGCTGGGCGACGGACGTGGCAGGTCTCGACGCGTGCCTGGACCACCACGAGGCCGATCTCCCCGGCCGACTGCGAGCCGCGGCACCAGAGGGGGTTGCGGTGGTGCTCGACGGCGTCGGCGGGCCGGTCCTCGACGCGGCGCTCGTGAACCTGGCCCGGGGTGCCCGCGTCGTGGTGGTCGGTGCGCTCTCCACCGGCTACGACGGCGGCACCCCGACCGTCGGCATCCACCACCACGTCGAGCTCGGCCTCCGCCGCGCCCGCATGGAGGGCTTCGTCGTCCTCGACCACCTCGACGCGTTCGGCGAGGCCGTCGAGCGCCTCCACGGCTGGGTCGAAGCCGGTGACATCGTGGTGGCGGAGCACGTCGTCGACGGGCTCGAGCACGCTCCGGCAGCGCTCGCCGGGCTGTTCACCGGCCGGAACCTCGGCAAGCAGCTGGTCCGAGTCGGTGCCGCACCGGCCCCCACGCGATGA
- a CDS encoding OsmC family protein codes for MTGTFGGALEARGIPAGGGRLRSDITGEIELEGRTLVIRRIHAAYTLQVDAAADREAIERVHGFHADHCPVARSIRDAIDVTTSYELTGA; via the coding sequence CTGACCGGCACGTTCGGGGGTGCCCTGGAGGCACGTGGCATCCCCGCCGGAGGCGGTCGTCTCCGATCCGACATCACCGGTGAGATCGAGCTCGAGGGCAGGACGCTCGTCATCCGGCGCATCCACGCCGCGTACACCCTGCAGGTCGACGCGGCCGCCGATCGCGAGGCGATCGAGCGCGTGCACGGCTTCCACGCCGACCACTGCCCGGTCGCCCGCTCGATCCGCGACGCGATCGACGTGACGACCTCCTACGAACTGACGGGCGCATGA
- a CDS encoding GNAT family N-acetyltransferase: MTVPLPPMPSLSDGETGLRAWRLDDIDCVAQAAEDARIPRGTTVPEAFTTDAGLAWIERQWSRTSGGEGWSSAIVDARTDVAVGCLALLLRRQEGVVGIGYWLVPEARGHGHARRAVALAVSWALGDGAFSRVEAWVEPGNHRSVAVLTVCGFELEGRLRSFLSFADGRSDALVLSRVR; the protein is encoded by the coding sequence ATGACCGTGCCGCTCCCCCCGATGCCGTCCCTCTCCGACGGCGAGACGGGTCTGCGCGCGTGGCGGCTCGACGACATCGACTGCGTGGCCCAGGCGGCGGAGGACGCTCGGATCCCCCGCGGCACGACCGTGCCGGAGGCGTTCACGACCGACGCCGGCCTGGCGTGGATCGAGCGGCAGTGGAGCCGCACGTCCGGTGGTGAGGGGTGGTCCTCGGCGATCGTCGACGCCCGCACCGACGTCGCGGTCGGATGCCTGGCGTTGCTCCTCCGCCGGCAGGAGGGTGTGGTCGGGATCGGCTACTGGCTGGTCCCGGAGGCGCGCGGGCACGGCCATGCCCGTCGAGCGGTCGCGCTCGCGGTGAGCTGGGCGCTCGGTGACGGGGCGTTCAGCCGGGTCGAGGCGTGGGTGGAACCCGGCAACCACCGCTCGGTCGCGGTCCTGACCGTCTGTGGCTTCGAGCTGGAGGGCCGGCTGCGGTCGTTCCTGAGCTTCGCCGACGGGAGGTCCGACGCGCTCGTCCTCTCACGCGTCCGCTAG
- a CDS encoding trimeric intracellular cation channel family protein yields MDVGLADEPVQLALELAGVVVFAISGALLAIRKGFDVVGIAVLAVLTGLGGGLIRDVLIGDIPPAAFEDTRYLAAPLVTAAVVALVHRPLERIERAVLVFDAAGVGLFAVTGALKAVDAGLGPLQSVLMGVVTAVGGGMLRDVVAQEAPVVVRSDSTLYAVPATAGAAAVVAVAELQVFKPVIGIAIVVAVFAWRVAAMRFGWTAPTALGRRR; encoded by the coding sequence ATGGATGTGGGTCTTGCCGACGAGCCGGTGCAGCTCGCACTCGAGCTCGCCGGCGTCGTGGTGTTCGCGATCTCCGGCGCGCTGCTCGCGATCCGCAAGGGGTTCGACGTCGTCGGCATCGCCGTCCTCGCGGTGCTCACCGGTCTCGGGGGCGGGCTGATCCGGGACGTCCTGATCGGCGACATCCCGCCCGCCGCGTTCGAGGACACCCGGTACCTGGCCGCTCCCCTGGTCACCGCCGCCGTGGTCGCGCTGGTGCACCGCCCCCTCGAGCGGATCGAGCGGGCGGTGCTGGTCTTCGACGCCGCCGGCGTCGGGCTGTTCGCGGTCACCGGCGCGCTGAAGGCCGTCGATGCCGGTCTCGGGCCGCTGCAGTCGGTGTTGATGGGCGTCGTGACGGCGGTGGGCGGCGGGATGCTGCGCGACGTCGTGGCCCAGGAGGCCCCCGTCGTCGTCCGGTCGGACTCCACCCTGTACGCCGTCCCCGCGACCGCGGGCGCGGCCGCCGTGGTGGCGGTCGCCGAGCTCCAGGTCTTCAAGCCGGTCATCGGCATCGCCATCGTCGTCGCGGTGTTCGCGTGGCGGGTCGCCGCCATGCGGTTTGGCTGGACCGCCCCGACGGCGCTGGGGCGCCGGCGGTGA
- a CDS encoding putative bifunctional diguanylate cyclase/phosphodiesterase has translation MSTTPHLVASRAQRSSRVASACAEVLGRHSAVVSTAVLLLGAVAATVVVVADSPSVASTTYTVAGAVALLSLPLGVWLHRPRTTAPWIALGLAPVGFVIGTSLRAAAASAGPAATPSGVTVGVQDLFSFLGYTALLVGVAAMLHATGARQDVAASADGLMVMTGAAILAWTFLISPTLDATTTQRELGVRVVMAAYPVLDTLLLFLMARLALAVRHRQPVLVVAMLAFAFLLAGDTGYVIVHAGVDVGVTVTPALVDALHLMAFTCLAGAALHPTMRVLTDPQPLRAAVLERSRLTVVAVSMANPAAVILLRPPDSLADRVVLATGMATIAAAALWRTSTAVNDRARDAAAMAHAAAHDALTGLPNRTTVVHTVRRALAAARGGDHVVAVISIDLHGLKLVNESWGRAAGDELLVAVAARLRQATRPGTPVGRIGADEFAVVIEGRTAHLEASHLADHLLGVLADPVALRAGRAHVIASIGVAHSHRAHGAGERPPGDSREAEALVDDASAAMHHAKARGRNVVVTFDDWMVTASAERIELQIALRDAVADGAIDVAYQPLVDLGTGRLLGFEALARWHRPDVGPVPPVEFIPLAEETGLIVPLGEVVLSAAVEQLARWRRQPAGSSAHVSVNVAARQLADGTFADVVESLLDRHDLPGDALWLEITESVLVADDATTGETLRRLHDRGVVLAVDDFGTGYSSLGYLQRFPISALKIDRSFIADLGVDPDAEAIVAAVVAMARALDLEVVAEGIETATQHATLRDLGCAVGQGWLFGRPADADAATHVVEVAGHGVPPLAPT, from the coding sequence ATGTCCACCACCCCGCACCTGGTCGCCTCTCGCGCGCAGCGGTCGTCGCGCGTCGCCTCGGCGTGCGCCGAGGTGCTGGGCCGCCACAGCGCCGTGGTGTCGACGGCGGTCCTGCTGCTCGGCGCGGTGGCGGCGACGGTGGTGGTCGTCGCCGACTCACCGTCGGTGGCCTCGACCACCTACACCGTGGCCGGTGCGGTGGCGCTGCTGTCCCTCCCCCTCGGGGTGTGGCTGCACCGTCCGCGAACGACCGCGCCGTGGATCGCCCTCGGGCTGGCGCCCGTCGGCTTCGTCATCGGCACCTCGCTGCGCGCCGCAGCGGCGAGCGCGGGACCGGCCGCCACCCCGAGCGGCGTGACGGTCGGGGTGCAGGACCTGTTCAGCTTCCTCGGCTACACCGCGCTGCTCGTCGGGGTCGCGGCCATGCTCCACGCCACCGGCGCCCGGCAGGACGTCGCCGCGTCCGCCGACGGGCTGATGGTCATGACGGGCGCGGCGATCCTGGCGTGGACGTTCCTGATCAGCCCCACCCTCGACGCCACGACGACGCAGCGCGAGCTCGGGGTCCGGGTCGTGATGGCCGCCTACCCGGTGCTCGACACCCTGCTGCTGTTCCTGATGGCGCGCCTCGCCCTCGCCGTCCGGCATCGCCAACCGGTGCTCGTCGTCGCGATGCTGGCGTTCGCGTTCCTGCTCGCCGGCGACACGGGCTACGTCATCGTCCACGCCGGCGTGGACGTCGGCGTCACGGTGACCCCGGCGCTGGTCGACGCGTTGCACCTCATGGCGTTCACGTGCCTCGCCGGCGCGGCGCTGCACCCGACCATGCGCGTCCTCACCGACCCGCAGCCGCTGCGCGCGGCCGTGTTGGAGCGCAGCCGCCTGACCGTCGTCGCGGTCAGCATGGCAAACCCCGCCGCGGTGATCCTCCTGCGGCCCCCCGACAGCCTGGCGGACCGTGTGGTCCTCGCGACCGGGATGGCCACGATCGCCGCGGCCGCGCTGTGGCGGACGTCGACGGCGGTGAACGATCGCGCACGTGACGCCGCGGCGATGGCCCACGCCGCCGCCCACGACGCGCTGACGGGGTTGCCGAACCGGACGACCGTGGTCCACACCGTCCGGCGCGCCCTCGCCGCCGCGAGAGGTGGTGACCACGTCGTGGCGGTCATCTCGATCGACCTGCACGGCCTGAAGCTGGTCAACGAGTCCTGGGGACGCGCCGCCGGCGACGAGCTGCTGGTGGCCGTCGCGGCCCGCCTGCGCCAGGCGACCCGACCGGGGACCCCGGTGGGCCGCATCGGCGCCGACGAGTTCGCCGTCGTCATCGAGGGTCGGACCGCGCACCTGGAGGCGTCGCACCTGGCGGACCACCTGCTCGGGGTCCTGGCCGACCCCGTCGCGTTGCGCGCCGGCCGTGCGCACGTGATCGCGAGCATCGGCGTCGCGCACTCCCACCGGGCGCACGGGGCCGGTGAACGCCCGCCTGGCGACAGCCGGGAGGCCGAGGCCCTCGTGGACGACGCCTCCGCGGCGATGCACCACGCGAAGGCACGTGGCCGCAACGTCGTCGTGACCTTCGACGACTGGATGGTCACCGCCTCGGCGGAGCGGATCGAGCTGCAGATCGCCCTCCGGGACGCCGTCGCCGACGGGGCGATCGACGTGGCCTACCAGCCGCTGGTCGACCTGGGCACGGGCCGGCTGCTCGGCTTCGAGGCGCTGGCCCGCTGGCACCGACCCGACGTCGGACCGGTCCCGCCGGTCGAGTTCATCCCCCTGGCCGAGGAGACGGGGTTGATCGTCCCGCTCGGCGAGGTGGTGCTGTCCGCCGCCGTCGAGCAGCTCGCGCGGTGGCGCCGGCAGCCGGCCGGGTCGTCGGCGCACGTCAGCGTCAACGTCGCGGCGCGGCAGCTCGCCGACGGGACCTTCGCCGACGTCGTCGAGTCGCTCCTCGACCGCCACGACCTGCCCGGCGACGCGCTGTGGCTGGAGATCACCGAATCGGTGCTGGTGGCCGACGACGCGACCACCGGCGAGACGCTCCGACGCCTGCACGACCGCGGCGTGGTGCTCGCCGTCGACGACTTCGGCACCGGCTACTCCTCCCTCGGCTACCTCCAGCGGTTCCCCATCAGCGCGCTGAAGATCGACCGGTCCTTCATCGCCGACCTGGGGGTCGACCCCGACGCGGAGGCGATCGTCGCCGCGGTGGTCGCGATGGCCCGCGCGCTCGACCTCGAGGTGGTCGCCGAGGGGATCGAGACCGCGACCCAGCACGCGACCCTCCGCGACCTCGGCTGCGCTGTCGGGCAGGGGTGGCTGTTCGGGCGCCCCGCCGACGCCGACGCCGCCACTCACGTCGTGGAGGTCGCCGGGCACGGCGTGCCGCCGCTGGCGCCCACCTGA
- a CDS encoding hydroxymethylglutaryl-CoA lyase: protein MDARATVEIVEVGPRDGLQNESAVLDPEVRAAFVDRLVATGLRRVETVSFVHPGRVPQMAGAEEVMAAVARTGPSGERVSHIGLVLNERGLERAVAAGVDEVNLVAITTETFSQRNQGAGVDDVLAATVRMLSAARAEGLSTTVTVSAAFGCPFEGEVSTEQVMRVVREVLPAEPDEIALADTIGVGVPADVRRLVAAVRAESDVKLRAHFHNTRNTGYANALAAVEEGVAALDASSGGFGGCPFAPAATGNIATEDLVYALSRSGIETGVTVEDLIPPASWITEQLGAFEAPALLGRAGGFPS, encoded by the coding sequence GTGGATGCACGTGCGACGGTCGAGATCGTGGAGGTGGGGCCGCGCGACGGCCTGCAGAACGAGTCGGCGGTGCTCGACCCGGAGGTCCGCGCGGCGTTCGTCGACCGCCTGGTCGCCACCGGGCTGCGCCGGGTCGAGACGGTCAGCTTCGTCCACCCGGGTCGCGTGCCCCAGATGGCCGGGGCGGAGGAGGTCATGGCCGCCGTCGCGCGCACCGGCCCCTCGGGCGAGCGGGTGTCCCACATCGGGCTGGTCCTGAACGAGCGAGGGCTCGAGCGGGCGGTGGCCGCCGGGGTGGACGAGGTGAACCTCGTCGCCATCACCACCGAGACGTTCAGCCAGCGCAACCAGGGCGCCGGCGTGGACGACGTGCTCGCGGCGACGGTGCGGATGCTGTCGGCGGCCAGGGCCGAGGGGCTGTCCACCACCGTCACCGTGTCGGCGGCGTTCGGGTGCCCGTTCGAGGGTGAGGTCTCGACCGAGCAGGTCATGCGCGTGGTCCGCGAGGTCCTGCCGGCCGAGCCGGACGAGATCGCCCTGGCCGACACCATCGGCGTCGGCGTGCCCGCGGACGTCCGCCGGCTGGTGGCAGCGGTCCGCGCCGAGTCCGACGTGAAGCTCCGCGCGCACTTCCACAACACGCGCAACACCGGGTACGCGAACGCCCTCGCGGCGGTGGAGGAGGGTGTGGCGGCCCTCGACGCCTCGTCCGGCGGGTTCGGCGGCTGCCCGTTCGCCCCGGCCGCCACCGGCAACATCGCGACCGAAGACCTGGTCTACGCGCTGTCGCGGTCGGGGATCGAGACCGGCGTGACCGTCGAGGACCTCATCCCGCCGGCGTCCTGGATCACCGAGCAGCTCGGGGCGTTCGAGGCGCCGGCGCTGCTGGGCCGGGCCGGCGGCTTCCCCAGCTGA
- a CDS encoding sugar phosphate isomerase/epimerase family protein, translated as MGRNFTLFTGQWADLPLEEVAELAAGWGYDGLELACWGDHFEVDRAVNEDGYVEGRKELLARHGLEVWTISNHLVGQAVCDHPIDERHKGILPARIWGDGEPEGVRQRAAEEMKDTARAAAKLGVDTVVGFTGSKIWHTVAMFPPVPESMIEDGYRDFADRWNPILDVFDEVGVRFAHEVHPSEIAYDYWTTVRTLDAIGHREAFGLNFDPSHFIWQDLDPVGFLWDFKDRIYHVDCKESVKRLNGRNGRMGSHLPWADMRRGWDFVSVGHGDVPWEDCFRMLHAIGYDGPISVEWEDAGMDRLVGAPESLEYLKRLDWDVPTAAFDAAFSSE; from the coding sequence ATGGGACGCAACTTCACGCTCTTCACCGGCCAGTGGGCGGATCTGCCGCTCGAGGAGGTCGCCGAGCTCGCGGCGGGGTGGGGCTACGACGGCCTCGAGCTCGCCTGCTGGGGCGACCACTTCGAGGTCGACCGGGCGGTGAACGAGGACGGCTACGTCGAGGGCCGGAAGGAGCTCCTCGCCCGCCACGGCCTCGAGGTGTGGACCATCTCGAACCACCTGGTCGGCCAGGCGGTCTGCGACCACCCGATCGACGAGCGCCACAAGGGCATCCTCCCCGCGCGCATCTGGGGCGACGGCGAACCCGAGGGCGTGCGGCAGCGGGCGGCCGAGGAGATGAAGGACACCGCCCGGGCGGCGGCCAAGCTGGGCGTGGACACCGTCGTCGGCTTCACCGGCTCGAAGATCTGGCACACCGTCGCGATGTTCCCGCCGGTGCCCGAGTCGATGATCGAGGACGGCTACCGCGACTTCGCCGACCGCTGGAACCCGATCCTCGACGTCTTCGACGAGGTCGGCGTCCGCTTCGCCCACGAGGTCCACCCCTCGGAGATCGCCTACGACTACTGGACGACGGTCCGGACGCTCGACGCGATCGGCCACCGCGAGGCGTTCGGGCTCAACTTCGACCCGTCGCACTTCATCTGGCAGGACCTCGACCCGGTCGGGTTCCTGTGGGACTTCAAGGACAGGATCTACCACGTCGACTGCAAGGAGTCGGTGAAGCGCCTGAACGGCCGCAACGGCCGCATGGGCAGCCACCTGCCATGGGCCGACATGCGCCGCGGCTGGGACTTCGTGTCCGTCGGCCACGGGGACGTGCCGTGGGAGGACTGCTTCCGGATGCTCCACGCGATCGGCTACGACGGGCCGATCTCGGTGGAGTGGGAGGACGCCGGGATGGACCGCCTGGTCGGCGCGCCGGAGTCCCTCGAGTACCTCAAGCGGCTGGACTGGGACGTCCCGACCGCCGCCTTCGACGCCGCGTTCTCGAGCGAGTGA
- a CDS encoding aminotransferase class I/II-fold pyridoxal phosphate-dependent enzyme, protein MTLSARGHAMADGGLSPYIAEHFARRHDPGYVGLCVAENHLVADLLIPRIESPPPVPDHVLAYDDMSGRADLRRALAGLLERHVVGRPVDPATVQVLSGAGGVLDALGHALGDPGDGVLVPTPSYSGFWPDLQARPGLEIVPVPTVPEEGYALTPERLDRAADGADVDVRILLLTNPDNPRGQVVPAADVEAVLDWADARGLHVIADEVYALSTFGETPFASVGRLRPSLGERLHLVWAFSKDFAMSGLRTGVVVSEHEPLRRALEVQGSWAGVSGHTQHVLAAMLHDDGWVEGYITTMRARLAAAAEAVSEALTSAGIPHTRPEAGFFTLCDLRQWLPDPTWEGEDRLWRQILDRTGVNLTPGSALRAPEPGFVRLCYASNPTDVVEDAIGRVGALLDS, encoded by the coding sequence GTGACGCTGTCCGCGCGGGGGCACGCGATGGCCGACGGCGGCCTGTCGCCGTACATCGCCGAGCACTTCGCGCGACGTCACGATCCCGGGTACGTCGGGTTGTGCGTCGCGGAGAACCACCTGGTGGCGGATCTGCTGATCCCGCGGATCGAGTCGCCGCCGCCCGTGCCCGACCACGTGCTGGCCTACGACGACATGTCCGGCAGGGCCGACCTCCGCCGGGCGCTCGCCGGCCTGCTCGAGCGCCACGTCGTCGGCCGTCCCGTCGACCCGGCCACGGTGCAGGTGCTGAGCGGTGCCGGTGGGGTCCTCGACGCGCTCGGCCACGCCCTCGGGGACCCCGGCGACGGGGTGCTGGTGCCGACGCCGTCGTACTCGGGGTTCTGGCCGGACCTGCAGGCCCGCCCTGGTCTCGAGATCGTGCCGGTCCCCACAGTGCCGGAGGAGGGGTACGCCCTGACGCCCGAGCGGCTGGACCGCGCCGCCGACGGTGCCGACGTGGACGTCAGGATCCTGCTGCTGACCAACCCGGACAACCCCCGCGGGCAGGTCGTGCCCGCCGCCGACGTCGAGGCGGTCCTCGACTGGGCCGACGCCCGCGGGCTGCACGTCATCGCCGACGAGGTCTACGCGCTGTCGACGTTCGGTGAGACGCCGTTCGCGAGCGTCGGGCGCCTCCGCCCCTCCCTCGGCGAGCGCCTCCACCTCGTCTGGGCGTTCTCGAAGGACTTCGCGATGAGCGGCCTCCGGACCGGGGTGGTCGTCAGCGAGCACGAGCCCCTCCGCCGCGCACTCGAGGTGCAGGGCAGCTGGGCAGGGGTCAGCGGCCACACCCAGCACGTCCTGGCGGCGATGCTCCACGACGACGGGTGGGTGGAGGGGTACATCACGACGATGCGAGCCCGGCTGGCGGCGGCCGCCGAGGCAGTTTCGGAGGCGCTCACGTCGGCCGGGATCCCCCACACCCGACCGGAGGCGGGGTTCTTCACCCTCTGCGACCTCCGGCAGTGGCTGCCCGACCCCACGTGGGAGGGTGAGGACCGGCTGTGGCGCCAGATCCTCGACCGCACGGGGGTGAACCTCACGCCGGGCTCGGCCCTGCGGGCACCGGAGCCCGGGTTCGTCCGTCTGTGCTACGCGAGCAACCCGACCGACGTGGTGGAGGATGCGATCGGCCGGGTCGGAGCGCTCCTCGACAGCTGA
- a CDS encoding nuclear transport factor 2 family protein translates to MHPFRAAVEARDIEAAIALLADDVTFSSPVVFTPYQGRDAVGQILRAVIQVFEDFRYTTEIGGPDDADHALVFAAHIGDVQLEGVDLLHQREDGTIDRFTVMVRPLKAAHALAEAMAAKLGAKPPKAG, encoded by the coding sequence ATGCACCCCTTCAGAGCCGCCGTCGAGGCCCGCGACATCGAGGCAGCCATCGCGCTGCTCGCCGACGACGTCACCTTCTCCAGCCCCGTCGTCTTCACCCCGTACCAGGGCCGGGACGCCGTCGGCCAGATCCTGCGGGCCGTGATCCAGGTCTTCGAGGACTTCCGCTACACGACCGAGATCGGCGGACCCGACGACGCGGACCACGCCCTGGTCTTCGCAGCGCACATCGGCGACGTCCAACTGGAGGGCGTCGACCTCCTCCACCAGCGCGAGGACGGCACGATCGACCGGTTCACGGTCATGGTGCGGCCCCTGAAGGCCGCCCACGCGCTGGCCGAGGCTATGGCGGCGAAGCTCGGCGCGAAACCGCCTAAGGCGGGCTGA